The sequence below is a genomic window from Pleurocapsa sp. PCC 7327.
CATCAAGGAAATCAGAAAACAGAAGTCGCCGCTAATTCTTCTGAAGGCGAGTTAGGGGCGATCCAATCTTTTCCCTTAAGCAGCGCTCATGTTGGCGATCGCGTTTGGATAGTCAGCTTGAGCAGCAATAGCGACAATCCTTATCTCGCCAGTCTCGGCTTAGTTCCAGGAACCCAACTGCAAGTTATTAGGCATACTGCTAGAGGTTCCGCGATTGTTGCCTGTGGTGACAATCGCATTGGCTTGGGAGCATGTATTACCAATACTATCTTAGTAACAAATAGATCGATTATTTTAGAAGACAAGACAACTAAAGCAGCTAATATTACCTACCTGCGAGATTTGCCCGTGGGAACCAGAGGTCGCGTTGTGGGTTACGATAAAGCTTTTCGTGGCTATATAGGCAAACTGCTATCGATGGGATTAGCGCCAGGGACAGAGTTTACCGCGATTCGTCGAGCTTTCTTGGGGTATCCGTTACAAATTGAGGTGGGAGGAAGTCTCCTCGATTTAT
It includes:
- a CDS encoding FeoA family protein, with the translated sequence MKDSRKVLGWRFAFIGGTYHTWHQGNQKTEVAANSSEGELGAIQSFPLSSAHVGDRVWIVSLSSNSDNPYLASLGLVPGTQLQVIRHTARGSAIVACGDNRIGLGACITNTILVTNRSIILEDKTTKAANITYLRDLPVGTRGRVVGYDKAFRGYIGKLLSMGLAPGTEFTAIRRAFLGYPLQIEVGGSLLDLCKPEADALCIEAIEDETF